The nucleotide sequence AAAGGCTGTGGTAGAAGTCCTTATGTCTGACTTTATCACCCAGGGACCAAAGGTAGAAGAGTTTGAAAAAGCTCTAACGGAGTATTGCCAAAGCCCCTATGCGGTTGTCTTCAACTCAGGCACTTCAGCCCTATACTGCATATACAGAGCCTTAGGACTTTCCGAGGGTGATGAGTTTATAACCACACCCATTACCTTTACCGCTACCGTATCCGCGGGAGTTCTCCTAGGTGCCAGGCCCGTTTTTTGCGACATAGAGCCGGACACGGGCAACATGAAGACAGAACTTCTTGAAAGCCTGATAACAGAGAGAACAAAACTAGTCGTGCCAGTGCATTATGCTGGGCATCCTGTGGATATGGAAAGGGTATGGCAAATAGCTCAAAAGTATGGTCTTTATGTGGTAGAAGATGCCTGTCATGCCCTTGGCTCCGCCTATAAAGGCTTCAAAACAGGCTCTTGCAAGTTCTCTCATGCGGTGGTCTTTAGCTTCCACCCTGTAAAGCATATAACTACAGGTGAGGGCGGTGCGGTGTTGGTAAAGGACAGAGAGCTTTATGAAAGGCTTTTAAGGTGCAGAAATCATGGCATAAGGAGGGGAGAGGACTGGGAATACTACGTGGAGTTTCCTTCCTTCAACTTTAGAATAACTGACTTTCAGTGTGCCTTAGGCTTATCTCAGCTTAGAAAGTTAGACGAGTTTGTGCATAAAAGAAGGCAAATAGCCAGTAAGTATTACGAAGTCTTAGGCAAAAACACAAGGCTTGAGCTTCCTGTAGAAAGGTCTTATGCTTACCATTCTTACCATCTATATCCTGTAAGGCTCAAGGAAAAGGAAAAAAGGAGGG is from Hydrogenobacter sp. and encodes:
- the pseC gene encoding UDP-4-amino-4,6-dideoxy-N-acetyl-beta-L-altrosamine transaminase: MIPYGRQLIDEEDIKAVVEVLMSDFITQGPKVEEFEKALTEYCQSPYAVVFNSGTSALYCIYRALGLSEGDEFITTPITFTATVSAGVLLGARPVFCDIEPDTGNMKTELLESLITERTKLVVPVHYAGHPVDMERVWQIAQKYGLYVVEDACHALGSAYKGFKTGSCKFSHAVVFSFHPVKHITTGEGGAVLVKDRELYERLLRCRNHGIRRGEDWEYYVEFPSFNFRITDFQCALGLSQLRKLDEFVHKRRQIASKYYEVLGKNTRLELPVERSYAYHSYHLYPVRLKEKEKRRELFRYLRKAGIGVQVHYIPVYWHPFLQKLGYKKGLCPIAEDFYERVLSLPIYPGLKEEEFIYVVEKLEEFLSV